In a genomic window of Bemisia tabaci chromosome 1, PGI_BMITA_v3:
- the LOC109041326 gene encoding lachesin isoform X2 — protein MIISLSAFFILMSAMIIDTSAFGKKARNIETNGIGKDEEDSNDDLMPRFAEPIPNVTVTIGRDALLVCVVENLKGFKVAWVRVDTQTILSIHHNVITQNPRVSLSYNDHRSWYLHIKKVQETDRGWYMCQVNTDPMRSKKGYLQVVVPPSIVDRDTSTDMVVREAANVTLTCKAAGYPEPYVMWRREDGVNINFNGQNVNVVDGETLHISKVSRLHMGIYLCIASNGVEPSISKQVSLRVQFPPELTIPNQLEAAYIGQDVSLECHTEAYPTSINYWTTERGDMILSGEKYEAYTKHGEDKDYKRHMFLKIRKVNRTDFGSYQCVAKNSLGETGGQIKLEEIPAPSTTAASTPAFDDENTIKKIDDEDSSTASLGGSSSGIAGAISGAESLYQSSNYTATLSLGCILLSFLYTFKFRS, from the exons ATGACCTGATGCCTCGGTTCGCGGAGCCTATACCCAACGTGACCGTTACAATAGGCCGTGACGCTCTTCTTGTTTGTGTTgtagaaaatttgaaaggttTCAAG GTGGCGTGGGTGCGAGTGGACACGCAGACAATCCTGTCGATCCACCATAACGTGATCACGCAGAATCCCCGGGTGAGCCTCTCGTACAACGACCATCGCTCGTGGTACCTGCACATCAAGAAGGTCCAAGAAACCGATCGAGGGTGGTATATGTGCCAAGTCAACACCGACCCCATGCGCAGCAAAAAAGGCTATCTCCAAGTTGTTG TGCCCCCGAGTATCGTGGATAGAGATACAAGCACGGACATGGTGGTGAGAGAAGCGGCTAATGTTACGCTGACATGCAAGGCGGCCGGGTACCCCGAGCCCTACGTCATGTGGAGGAGGGAGGATGGAGTTAATATCAATTTCAACGGACAAAACG TGAATGTGGTGGATGGAGAGACTTTGCACATCAGCAAAGTGAGTCGGCTCCATATGGGAATATACCTATGCATCGCTTCGAATGGTGTTGAGCCGTCTATAAGCAAGCAGGTTTCGCTCAGGGTGCAAT TTCCACCGGAATTGACCATTCCAAACCAGCTTGAGGCGGCATATATCGGCCAGGACGTTTCTTTGGAATGCCACACTGAGGCGTACCCCACATCAATCAACTACTGGACAACCGAAAGAGGAGACATGATCCTTTCTG GTGAGAAGTATGAGGCGTACACGAAGCACGGAGAGGACAAAGACTACAAACGGCacatgttcctgaaaattcgtaaagTTAACAGGACCGATTTTGGCTCTTACCAGTGCGTCGCCAAGAATTCCCTTGGGGAAACTGGTGGACAAATAAAATTGGAAG AAATTCCGGCTCCTTCGACAACCGCAGCGAGCACCCCAGCTTTCGACGATGAAAATACCATCAAAAAGATTG ATGACGAAGACTCATCGACAGCGTCCCTTGGAGGTTCCAGTTCGGGTATTGCAGGCGCAATCAGTGGTGCAGAATCACTTTATCAATCCTCTAACTACACGGCCACTCTAAGCCTTGGCTGTATACTTTTATCTTTTTTGTACACTTTCAAATTTAGAAGCTGA
- the LOC109041326 gene encoding lachesin isoform X1 — translation MIISLSAFFILMSAMIIDTSAFGKKARNIETNGIGKDEEDSNDDLMPRFAEPIPNVTVTIGRDALLVCVVENLKGFKVAWVRVDTQTILSIHHNVITQNPRVSLSYNDHRSWYLHIKKVQETDRGWYMCQVNTDPMRSKKGYLQVVVPPSIVDRDTSTDMVVREAANVTLTCKAAGYPEPYVMWRREDGVNINFNGQNVNVVDGETLHISKVSRLHMGIYLCIASNGVEPSISKQVSLRVQFPPELTIPNQLEAAYIGQDVSLECHTEAYPTSINYWTTERGDMILSGMSVLGEKYEAYTKHGEDKDYKRHMFLKIRKVNRTDFGSYQCVAKNSLGETGGQIKLEEIPAPSTTAASTPAFDDENTIKKIDDEDSSTASLGGSSSGIAGAISGAESLYQSSNYTATLSLGCILLSFLYTFKFRS, via the exons ATGACCTGATGCCTCGGTTCGCGGAGCCTATACCCAACGTGACCGTTACAATAGGCCGTGACGCTCTTCTTGTTTGTGTTgtagaaaatttgaaaggttTCAAG GTGGCGTGGGTGCGAGTGGACACGCAGACAATCCTGTCGATCCACCATAACGTGATCACGCAGAATCCCCGGGTGAGCCTCTCGTACAACGACCATCGCTCGTGGTACCTGCACATCAAGAAGGTCCAAGAAACCGATCGAGGGTGGTATATGTGCCAAGTCAACACCGACCCCATGCGCAGCAAAAAAGGCTATCTCCAAGTTGTTG TGCCCCCGAGTATCGTGGATAGAGATACAAGCACGGACATGGTGGTGAGAGAAGCGGCTAATGTTACGCTGACATGCAAGGCGGCCGGGTACCCCGAGCCCTACGTCATGTGGAGGAGGGAGGATGGAGTTAATATCAATTTCAACGGACAAAACG TGAATGTGGTGGATGGAGAGACTTTGCACATCAGCAAAGTGAGTCGGCTCCATATGGGAATATACCTATGCATCGCTTCGAATGGTGTTGAGCCGTCTATAAGCAAGCAGGTTTCGCTCAGGGTGCAAT TTCCACCGGAATTGACCATTCCAAACCAGCTTGAGGCGGCATATATCGGCCAGGACGTTTCTTTGGAATGCCACACTGAGGCGTACCCCACATCAATCAACTACTGGACAACCGAAAGAGGAGACATGATCCTTTCTG GCATGTCTGTTTTAGGTGAGAAGTATGAGGCGTACACGAAGCACGGAGAGGACAAAGACTACAAACGGCacatgttcctgaaaattcgtaaagTTAACAGGACCGATTTTGGCTCTTACCAGTGCGTCGCCAAGAATTCCCTTGGGGAAACTGGTGGACAAATAAAATTGGAAG AAATTCCGGCTCCTTCGACAACCGCAGCGAGCACCCCAGCTTTCGACGATGAAAATACCATCAAAAAGATTG ATGACGAAGACTCATCGACAGCGTCCCTTGGAGGTTCCAGTTCGGGTATTGCAGGCGCAATCAGTGGTGCAGAATCACTTTATCAATCCTCTAACTACACGGCCACTCTAAGCCTTGGCTGTATACTTTTATCTTTTTTGTACACTTTCAAATTTAGAAGCTGA